The sequence tgaCCTATCAACTGGATGTATACCAGTAGATCTAAAACTGCTAGACACTGTAAGTGGTTTGTAAAACAACATAAATGCTTCATGAAGTTTACCAGCAAAATTTTCTTTACCTATGCTTTTACCTGGGTTTTCTTTTGTGTATTTCCTGACAATTTTATACCATACTTTCTTAAGAGGCCCAAACACGCCATTATCAACTGGCTGAAGGAAATGGGTCGCATTAGGTATTAACCTATAAAGTTCAATTTGTTTCTCTTTTGCAAAAGTGAAAATGTTCAAGTCAATGTGGCTACTCACGCTGTCAATAAGTAATAGCACTGGTCTTTCCTGACTGGCATACTGgtcaaaatgttgtaaaaatttaagaaatgtcTTTCCATTCATCCAACCTTTTTCTGTATATTCTACTGCAGTACCTTTTCTACTACCAATTAATGGGTCATATGCACTTGGTTTTGGCTGGGGATATACAAGAAATGGAGGAATGACTTCTCCTTCAGCATTAGCACAAAACATTCCCGTTAAACGTTTCTTTGTCTGTCCACACAAGTGAGGAAGATTATCAGGATACTCTTTTTTAGTCGGACCTATAACAACAGAAGCCTTACTACCCATTGAAAACCCCGACTCATCAGCATTGTAAACTCTGTGTGGCTTGTCAAGGAGATGAAGTTCTGATAAAAACTTATAGTAACTGGCAAACCATTTATCCAGCTGTTGTGAAGTCACCTTAGCTCTGGAATTTTCAAGAGAAGACTCTTGTCTCTTCTCAATCAAATGAGAATTGCGCGCCATGAAACTATAATACCAAGTGTAGCTAGGTCTGTCATTAATAAAGTCagtttttctcttttctttttttaccaCACCTTGAACGAAATCTAAAAATTCTGCTGGTCCAAGCCCCATTCCCCTTTTTGACATTTCTGACAACCACTTTGCCATTTCACACTCTTCAGCACAAGAAAATACTGGACTAGGGCCATTTCTACTGTCAATCTTTACTTCACCATTCACTCTTCTCCTAAGATAGCTTTCACTAAAGCCAAATTTCTTCGCCGTTTTACGAACAGAACTTCCATTCTCTACCTCAGTAATAGCATCTCTTATTCTGGCAATTTTCCCAGGTAATTTTCTGTACCCCCTTTATATTTCAAAGTCACTTTCTTTGCCTTACTCTGTGCTGGGCTGACAGGAGTTCTACAGGCCACTTTCTTACTTTTTGTTGGGGTCTTGTTGAACTTACAAGAGAATGCCACATTCATCATGCAAAtagctaaaacaaacaaaatcagaaattgtaatttcttgaaaaatgcagcccACATTTCCAATTTACAAATAGGTAATATTACAGACAGGTagacagagacagacagacagacaccctGGGAAACAGAAAAAGTTACCTTTAAAGGCAAATTAATGTTAAAACATTGATTTTCTAATAATTGCTACTAAATTGCATGAAATCAGCTGTTTACACATTTCCCCACTGGATGCCTCTTCTGGATGTTAATTCAGTAACACATGCTTCGGAACTAACAAAAATGGCTATATGATATAATACACAGGTAAAGTAATTTCTGTACTTTTT is a genomic window of Mercenaria mercenaria strain notata chromosome 18, MADL_Memer_1, whole genome shotgun sequence containing:
- the LOC123538003 gene encoding jerky protein homolog-like, with product MAKWLSEMSKRGMGLGPAEFLDFVQGVVKKEKRKTDFINDRPSYTWYYSFMARNSHLIEKRQESSLENSRAKVTSQQLDKWFASYYKFLSELHLLDKPHRVYNADESGFSMGSKASVVIGPTKKEYPDNLPHLCGQTKKRLTGMFCANAEGEVIPPFLVYPQPKPSAYDPLIGSRKGTAVEYTEKGWMNGKTFLKFLQHFDQYASQERPVLLLIDSVSSHIDLNIFTFAKEKQIELYRLIPNATHFLQPVDNGVFGPLKKVWYKIVRKYTKENPGKSIGKENFAGKLHEAFMLFYKPLTVSSSFRSTGIHPVDRSKISENKLKPALTFQIESESSAPLNSMEENCQQSVSSSNNDISNSPVLDSSVEDNPVNSQSNNSLSGLSLLADVALTDCNNNVNKITSVNSNSSCSKYGSPSVNIESTSSISTASSFIPSTDCGDNVSVHLKEALVFPSCSKDVIQKKRKSMSDSIPDCLTSSESIRSAALKKLESVRKFAKKEKLARTKYIKEKAKQTLKEQKLQKKKMQSQ